One genomic segment of Coffea arabica cultivar ET-39 chromosome 6e, Coffea Arabica ET-39 HiFi, whole genome shotgun sequence includes these proteins:
- the LOC113696002 gene encoding uncharacterized protein produces the protein MFELSRKSKKSGGLVNDKAKETLDKMRELQATTSMTSKEICEQELGYVPGHIRGRSATKKQAAEVERWRHEIEDSRKRADEAEKRAAEVTQQFTAQQELIKTLQQQQTETRSLYDELANQLKDLRK, from the exons ATGTTTGAGTTAAGTCGAAAGTCAAAGAAGTCAGGGGGGCTGGTAAATGACAAAGCAAAAGAGACCTTG GACAAAATGAGGGAATTGCAGGCTACAACTTCAATGACTAGCAAGGAAATATGCGAGCAAGAACTTGGTTACGTACCTGGACACATCCGCGGTCGTAGTGCAACCAAGAAGCAAGCTGCTGAGGTAGAACGCTGGAGGCATGAGATTGAGGACAGCCGAAAAAGAGCAGATGAAGCAGAAAAACGAGCTGCAGAAGTAACTCAACAATTCACTGCTCAGCAAGAGTTGATTAAGACCTTGCAACAGCAACAAACAGAAACAAGAAGCCTGTATGATGAGTTAGCTAACCAGCTGAAAGACTTGCGCAAATAA
- the LOC140009593 gene encoding uncharacterized protein produces MDKTWMKISNRKDKAYELGVKNFLKFAYSQKVENQKIPCPCTQCNNFCNQTKTVVEDHLLTQGIRKSYTRWIHHGEQFRHQNCGDSTKHGDGEEDSDTEDLNDMLHDIGTAQWGDNWAGREESTDDSLNANHSDTNNFLKLLEDAKKELYPGNHFYSKLSFVVTLLHLKTMSGWTIKSFNALLEIFSHALPPEATVPKSFADAKKLIRDLGFKSEKIHACVNDCVLFRKENENFDTCPNLNCKEPRYKMAGSRVPRKVLRYFPLKPRLQRLYTHKEIASDMRWHKEKCVHDDNIMRHPADSEAWKHFDRLHPDFAVDPRNVRLGLATDGFNPFGTMSSAYSIWPIYLVPYNLPPWKCMRDPFFFLSMLIPGPKSPGNEIDVYMEPLIDELNEMWLGVETYDAYSGKKFDLRAALLWTINDFPAYAMLSGWSTKGYQACPICMVETTCVHLPHRKKLCYTGHRRFLPIDHSWRREKKPFDGNVDFRNPVAPLSGNEILDQVQNMEVNFGKTKAQSNAKKRKRSESGLNWTKKSCFFELPYWADLLLRHNLDLMHVSKNVSEAVIATIMDIENKTKDHWLCRQDLKDLGLKKELHLIPNGDSYIMPHACYSLTKEEKKKVCEFLNSVKYPDGFASNICRCIKNGQFQISGMKSHDFHIFIQRLLPLAIRGSLTKEVRQVLFELSEFFKKLCARTLHREVLEELGQKIAVILCKLERLFPPAFFDIMMHLMVHLPAEAILGGPAQYRWMFPFERHMAVLKSYVGNKARPEGCIAERYIDKECLTFCSMYLDNIDTIFNKPERNNDRGYNTGELSIFSCPGRPFGGPKRGNFLDSELEKIHTFILNNCDELEDYINAHKMELEAESAENVDQRHDREFAKWVKQRVMYGSEASNGELRALAFGLDNRVCMYTGCMVNGYRFHTENRERQRKTQNSGIVVRGEHGNKMIDFYGVIQQIIEVRYWLGKKKVIVFKCDWWKTDDSAGMQVDKEWGITSVNSSRKWYEDQPYVLPQHVQQVFYLEDLKLGKNWFVVERFSPRHLYDVPEDLEKEPMVEEIYQEEATGDFTIIIDLDNPPLLSREDNEIPKAVPSSIVHAEKSKNSSNGTFEDFINDDDEVNEHESNNEEDEEEILSDNDIDSE; encoded by the exons ATGGATAAAACTTGGATGAAGATTAGCAATAGGAAGGACAAGGCTTATGAACTCGGAGTCAAAAATTTCCTCAAGTTTGCATATtctcaaaaagttgaaaatcagaaaatcccaTGCCCATGTACACAATGCAATAATTTTTGTAACCAAACTAAAACAGTTGTGGAGGATCACTTATTGACTCAAGGCATTCGTAAAAGCTACACAAGATGGATACACCATGGGGAACAATTTCGACACCAAAATTGTGGGGATAGTACTAAACATGGGGATGGAGAGGAGGATAGTGATACTGAAGATTTAAATGACATGTTGCACGACATTGGGACAGCACAATGGGGGGACAATTGGGCTGGTAGGGAAGAATCAACGGATGATAGTCTAAATGCGAATCATAGTGACACAAATAACTTTCTTAAATTGTTAGAAGATGCAAAAAAGGAGCTGTATCCAGGGAATCATTTTTACTCAAAGTTATCCTTTGTAGTCACTTTGCTCCATTTGAAAACAATGAGCGGGTGGACCATAAAGTCCTTCAATgcattgctggaaatttttagCCATGCACTACCTCCTGAAGCCACAGTTCCCAAGTCTTTTGCTGATGCTAAGAAGCTCATTCGAGACTTAGGTTTTAAATCTGAAAAAATCCATGCTTGTGTCAATGATTGTGTTCTCTTCCgcaaggaaaatgaaaattttgacacTTGTCCAAATCTAAATTGTAAAGAACCTCGCTACAAGATGGCAGGTTCAAGAGTTCCACGCAAAGTTTTGCGTTACTTTCCTTTGAAGCCTAGGCTGCAACGATTATATACCCACAAAGAAATAGCTTCAGATATGAGATGGCATAAAGAAAAGTGTGTGCATGATGATAACATCATGCGGCATCCAGCAGACAGTGAAGCATGGAAACACTTTGATAGGTTGCATCCGGACTTCGCCGTTGATCCTAGAAATGTGAGGTTAGGTCTTGCAACTGATGGTTTCAATCCTTTTGGGACCATGAGTAGTGCTTATAGCATCTGGCCTATTTATCTAGTGCCATACAATCTGCCCCCTTGGAAGTGTATGAGagatcctttctttttcctatcAATGCTAATTCCTGGGCCTAAATCCCCGGGAAATGAGATTGATGTTTACATGGAGCCTCTAATAGATGAACTGAATGAAATGTGGCTTGGTGTTGAAACATATGATGCATATAGTGGCAAGAAATTTGACCTCCGGGCAGCTTTACTATGGACTATAAATGATTTTCCAGCTTATGCAATGCTGTCCGGATGGAGTACGAAAGGGTATCAAGCATGTCCTATTTGCATGGTTGAGACAACTTGCGTACATTTACCACACCGAAAAAAGTTGTGTTACACAGGTCATCGCCGCTTCTTACCCATTGACCATTCTTGGCGGCGAGAAAAAAAACCTTTCGATGGCAATGTGGACTTTAGGAATCCTGTTGCACCTTTATctggaaatgaaattttggatcaGGTACAAAATATGGAGGTAAATTTTGGGAAGACCAAGGCGCAATCCAATGCAAAGAAACGCAAGCGTTCTGAGAGTGGTTTGAACTGGACAAAGAAAAGTTGTTTCTTTGAGTTACCATATTGGGCAGACCTCCTTCTTAGGCATAATTTGGATTTAATGCATGTGTCAAAAAATGTCTCAGAGGCTGTCATTGCCACAATTATGGATATTGAAAACAAAACCAAAGACCACTGGTTGTGTCGTCAAGATTTGAAGGATTTGGGTTTGAAAAAAGAGCTACATTTGATTCCAAATGGCGACTCTTATATCATGCCACATGCCTGTTACAGCCTAAccaaggaggagaaaaaaaaagtatgtgAGTTCTTGAATTCTGTCAAATATCCAGATGGATTTGCCTCAAACATTTGCCGATGTATAAAGAATGGCCAGTTTCAAATTTCTGGAATGAAAAGTCATGACTTCCACATTTTTATACAAAGGCTACTCCCACTTGCAATCCGtggaagtttaacaaaagaagtTCGGCAAGTGCTATTCGAGTTAAGTGAATTCTTCAAAAAATTATGTGCTAGAACATTACATAGAGAGGTTCTGGAGGAGTTAGGCCAAAAAATTGCAGTCATCTTATGTAAATTAGAGAGGTTGTTCCCTCCAGCTTTCTTCGATATAATGATGCACTTGATGGTTCACTTGCCTGCTGAAGCTATCCTTGGCGGTCCAGCTCAATATCGTTGGATGTTCCCATTTGAGAG ACATATGGCAGTGCTGAAAAGTTATGTTGGGAATAAGGCCCGGCCAGAGGGATGCATTGCTGAGCGGTACATAGATAAAGAATGCTTGACATTCTGCTCTATGTACCTAGACAATATCGATACGATATTCAACAAGCCTGAACGAAACAATGATAGGGGATATAATACTGGTGAATTGTCCATTTTTTCATGCCCTGGTCGTCCATTTGGAGGTCCCAAAAGGGGCAATTTCCTTGACTCAGAGCTGGaaaaaattcatacatttataTTGAACAATTGTGATGAGCTTGAGGACTATATAAA TGCGCATAAAATGGAGTTGGAGGCAGAGAGTGCTGAAAATGTGGACCAAAGGCACGATAGAGAATTTGCAAAATGGGTTAAACAACGT GTTATGTATGGCAGCGAGGCTTCCAATGGTGAGCTTAGAGCATTAGCATTTGGGCTAGACAACCGAGTTTGCATGTATACGGGTTGCATGGTTAATGGGTATAGGTTTCACACGGAAAATCGGGAAAGGCAAAGAAAGACTCAAAACAGTGGTATTGTAGTTAGAGGTGAGCATGGTAACAAAATGATCGATTTTTATGGTGTGATACAACAAATTATTGAAGTAAGATACTGGCTCgggaaaaaaaaggttataGTATTCAAGTGTGACTGGTGGAAGACCGATGATAGTGCTGGGATGCAAGTGGACAAAGAATGGGGTATCACAAGTGTCAATTCGTCTAGAAAATGGTATGAAGACCAACCATATGTCCTCCCTCAACATGTCCAACAAGTCTTTTATCTTGAAGACTTGAAACTAGGCAAAAACTGGTTTGTCGTCGAGAGGTTCAGTCCAAGGCACTTGTATGATGTTCCTGAAGATTTAGAAAAAGAACCAATGGTTGAGGAAATATATCAAGAAGAAGCAACTGGGGATTTCACTATTATAATAGACCTCGACAATCCACCATTACTTTCAAGAGAAGACAATGAGATACCGAAGGCTGTACCTTCATCCATTGTACATGCTGAGAAGTCAAAAAATAGCTCAAATGGCACCTTTGAAGACTTCattaatgatgatgatgaagtgAATGAACATGAGTCTAACAATGAGGAAGACGAAGAGGAGATTCTTAGTGATAATGACATCGATTCGGAATAG